The Armatimonadota bacterium genome segment GGGGGGTGTACCGCGAGCCCAACTTCCCCTTCGCCGATGATGCCCTGGCGCTGATCTCGCTGGCCCACTACAAGGAGTTCGTCTATCCCTATCACAAGCGCATACTCGACGAGTTCAGCGACGGCACCGGCGTGCGCATCCACCTTTGCGGCGATGCCACCAGGCATTTCAAGTTCCTCAAGGACATGTTCAACGTTACATCATTTGACACCGGGTTCCCCGTCGACCATGGGAAGCTGCGGGAGGAGCTCGGTACCGAGGTCCTGATTCAGGGCGGGCCGACCGTTATGCTGCTGAAGGACGGTGGCGAGCCGGAGATAGCGAGGGAGGTGAAGCGGATCTGCGAGTCGGGTGTCATGAATGGAGGCCGCTTCATCATGATCGCGGCCAACAACCTTGCGCCCTGCACCCCCCTCGAGCACATCCAGGCACTCTACGAAGCCACCAAGCGCTACGGCATGTACATGTAGGTCGGCGTGGGACACCGGTTGGGCGACGCGGATAGTGCCTTGCACCTGACGGATGATGGCGAGACGGTGGGTGTGGCCGCTTTCCTGGGGTGCTCTCCATGACTTCCCGCGAACGCGTTACCGCCGCTTTGCGCCACGTCGAGCCGGACCGAACGCCGGTATTCGAGTATGTACTGCTGCCGCCGGTCGGGAAGCAAATTCTCGGGCGGCCCTGCTGTGATTACGTGTGCGCGGATCCGGGCTGGCCATCGCTGGTGGCAGAGCTGGGGTGGGAGCACGCGGTGCGGCGCTACGCGGCCGATCGTGTGGAGCTGGCCGTGCGCCTCGGCCACGACTTGCTCTACGTCGTACCGGCACCGCCTCCCTGTCATCCGACCGCGCCCCCCGTTGTCGCGCAGGAAACAGATGACCCGGTGGAACGTATGCGCAGGCGCACCTGCCTCGCGAAAGAGTACTGGGCGCCGCCGAACCAGGATTCCTTTCTTGTCTACCAATGCCTGCAAGAGGAAATGGGCCGGCAGGACCTCGACCTGCCGATCCTCGCCCCGGCGTATGCTCACGGAGTATGGACCGATGTTGACCTCATGCAGGCGCTGCTCCTCGCGCCGGAGATTGCGCACCAGCACTTCGGGTTCGCCACCCGTTCCGCGTTGGCGCTGATCGAGCAGTATCTCCGGTTGGGAATCGCGCAAATCGGCGTGGGAGGGGACTTCTCCGGAACGCGCCCGCTGATCTCGCCGCACGCGTACCGCAGCTTCATCGTGCCAGAGGTGCGCACGCTCTCACGCCGCATCCATGCCGCCGGTGGCTGGGCGGTAAACGCCAGCGACGGCGACCTTTGGCCAGTCATCGAGGACTTCCTGATCGGCTGCGAGGTTGACGGGTATCTCGAGATTGATGAGAGCGCCGGGATGGATATGCGTCGGCTGAAGGCGGCTTACGGCAGCCGCATCACGTTCTACGGCAACATGGATTGCGGCAGTACTCTGAGCTTCGGGACCCCAGACGCAATCCGGCAGGCTACCAGGGAATGTCTCTCGGCCGGGCTGGGCGACGGCGGCCATGTTTTCTGCGCCAGTAACGCGATTACGGAGAGCGTCTCACTCACCAACTACCTGGCGATGGTGAACGCCTACCGGGAGTTTTGGGGCCTGGCGGCATTCGAGTAGCATGTCCCCGCGGCCGCTCGAAAAGCACATACTCAACTGAACGCCGCTGATCTGCGCGGAGAAGGACCAGCTTGTGGGCTACCGTCTACGGACGAGTGACCCAGGCGCACAGCATTGTTGGGACGAAACCAAGCAGGGGCCAGCATGAATCTCAAGGAGAACTGCCTCGAAGCGGTTCAATCTTCTTCGCCCTCTCCCGCCCGGCGAATGGAAGCTCGCGCCGCAACCAGGGCCTGCTTGGCCGCCTCCAGCCCCTCCACTGTCGCCGCGTCTTCCGGGCGGCCAGTCTCCTTGACCCGCAGCCGCGCCTCCACGATGGCGTTGTGCAATTCGCTCAGCGCGCTGTCCACCCAGCCGCCAATAGCCGCATCCGCTTTCACCCTCGCCTCCGTTCTCCCCGCCTGCCCGGCGGCAGCGCTCTCCTGTTCAAGTTTGCAGCACAACTCAGCCACGCCCCGCAGCGACTTGGGCTCGTTGACCCATCCCATCCCCGGCCGCATCACCTGCCTCCTTACCGTCTTCACCGCGATACGATAGCGCCGGTCGCCGCGAGTCATGTCGGTAGAATGCCCTCGTTCGTCCGCTGGTATCCGCAAACGCTCAGAACGCTGATTAGCTTCTGTCGCGCCTCTTTGTCTCCCATCGGCCTGCGCATGGTCGCCCCCTTCTGTTGCCTATCGGGTCCGACCCCTTACAGTTACCACCACAAGCGATTGCGGTCAAGCCCCTACGGCTCGCGCCCGGGCGCGGACAAGGCCGGAGATGCGCTTGCCCTGTGGGGCGATTCGAGCGATGTATATGGAGGCGGCGCGGCGTCTGTTGTCTTGACCTTAAGATGCTAACCTGCTATAATGTGCACGTCAGGAAAGCACGGGAGGTGGCGGCGATGGTGAGACTGAGCTTGCGGGTGTCGGAGGAGCTGCACGAAAAGCTGCGCTGGCTGCCGTACAAGGAACGGCGCAGCCAGCACGACATCATGCTGGAGTTGCTGGAGAAGGCGATGGCCAAGGTCCAGGTGCCGAAGGAGGCAGGCAAGTGAGTGCTACACAGGACCTGGTTGAAGCTCTGTTTGGGCCGTCGGCGCCGGATGCTGACCCCTGCCCCGCCCGCACTCGAGCCGTGGCCGAGCGCAAGCGAGTCGTGCGCAGCCGCGTCCAAGAAATGACACTTGCCCCGGACAGCTTGGAGGTAGAAATCACCTACCGGCTGCCGGAGCCGGTTATGAATGGCGTGGTAGCCGGGGCCCGATGTGAGGCCTTTAACAAACTTCTCGCCACGGCCACAGCCTTGAGGTTGGTCTACATGGCCGGGGTGCGCGGAAGAAGAGCGTGCTGCACTCGGTCAGCATGACTGTGTGCGCGCGCAAGTTGTCCGCACCCTACCCGAAACGTCACAAACGTCATACTCGTGATCGCTCCTCGTGGCAATCCTCCCCCCGCGCCACTGCCAGCGCGCAGATCTCAAGCGCTCTTTAGCGGGGGCTGCGGGAGGCCATGCGGCAGGATGGTGCCTAGCGAGTGGGTCGAAGCCGCGTCTGGGCGAGTATTATCCAGAGCGCCGGGTCTCTCAGAGACGCATCGCGGGTTCGAATCCCCGGCGGGATTTTGACACACGTAACTTTCGCAGATCCGGTACGGGTGATGAGCCTTTCGGGGCGCCGTCGCGCCGAGCGCAACTCCGTAGCCGAGCGAGGAGAAACGCAGATGGTCTCGGCATCCTCGTAGCGCCCGGTGGCTAGAAGCCGTGGACATCGCGGGCCAGACTGCCGAGGTGGAGCGCGTCGGATCGAACCCACGCCCGAAGAGCAGTTCCCGCCGGCTGCTACGAGCGTTTCCTGCGTATGCTTGCCACGACCGCGCAGGCCCACGACCCTGACCCGGATGCGGCTTCCCGCGCTGAACCGCCACTCCGATCGGGAGTTGCGACACCGCCGCGCGGTCACCCAGAACCCCGCGTCCGGCGGCTCGACTAGCAGGGGTTTGCGGCCAGTCCACAGAAGATGGGCCCCGGCGCTGAAGTCCGACTGTCGACGCGGAGGAGGTGCTGCCGTGACGCACATGCC includes the following:
- a CDS encoding uroporphyrinogen decarboxylase family protein, whose amino-acid sequence is GVYREPNFPFADDALALISLAHYKEFVYPYHKRILDEFSDGTGVRIHLCGDATRHFKFLKDMFNVTSFDTGFPVDHGKLREELGTEVLIQGGPTVMLLKDGGEPEIAREVKRICESGVMNGGRFIMIAANNLAPCTPLEHIQALYEATKRYGMYM
- a CDS encoding uroporphyrinogen decarboxylase family protein, which codes for MTSRERVTAALRHVEPDRTPVFEYVLLPPVGKQILGRPCCDYVCADPGWPSLVAELGWEHAVRRYAADRVELAVRLGHDLLYVVPAPPPCHPTAPPVVAQETDDPVERMRRRTCLAKEYWAPPNQDSFLVYQCLQEEMGRQDLDLPILAPAYAHGVWTDVDLMQALLLAPEIAHQHFGFATRSALALIEQYLRLGIAQIGVGGDFSGTRPLISPHAYRSFIVPEVRTLSRRIHAAGGWAVNASDGDLWPVIEDFLIGCEVDGYLEIDESAGMDMRRLKAAYGSRITFYGNMDCGSTLSFGTPDAIRQATRECLSAGLGDGGHVFCASNAITESVSLTNYLAMVNAYREFWGLAAFE